One genomic region from Xenopus laevis strain J_2021 chromosome 2L, Xenopus_laevis_v10.1, whole genome shotgun sequence encodes:
- the vdr.L gene encoding vitamin D3 receptor-like → MEFMAATTSISDTDMEFDKNVPRICGVCGDKATGFHFNAMTCEGCKGFFRRSMKRKAVFTCPFSGECRVTKDNRRHCQSCRLKRCVDIGMMKEFILTDEEVQRKRQMINKRKEEEALKESMRPKISEEHQKVIDILLEAHRKTFDTTYSDFNQFRPPVRENICKRITRSSSLHTQGSSSEDSDVFSSSPDLSEHGLFFSGSLFGDFGHSPMDGTSGELSMLPHLADLVSYSIQKVIGFAKMIPGFRDLIAEDQIALLKSSVIEVIMLRSNQSFSLDDMSWTCGSEDFKYKVDDVTQAGHNMELLEPLVKFQVGLKKLNLHEEEHVLLMAICILSPDRPGLQDKGLVESLQDSLSSILQTYILCKHPPPGSRLLYAKMIQKLADLRSLNEEHSKQLRSISFLPEHSMQLTPLMLEVFGNEIS, encoded by the exons ATGGAATTCATGGCAGCCACAACATCTATCTCTGATACTGACATGGAGTTTGATAAAAATGTCCCTCGCATATGTGGAGTCTGCGGGGACAAAGCTACTGGTTTCCACTTCAATGCCATGACATGTGAGGGCTGTAAAGGATTTTTCAG GAGAAGCATGAAAAGGAAGGCTGTGTTCACGTGCCCATTTAGTGGTGAATGCAGGGTAACTAAAGATAACAGACGACACTGCCAGTCCTGCCGACTGAAGCGTTGCGTGGATATTGGCATGATGAAGGAGT TTATCTTGACAGATGAAGAAGTCCAGAGAAAGAGGCAGATGATAAATAAGCGCAAAGAAGAGGAAGCGCTGAAAGAGTCCATGAGACCCAAAATTTCAGAGGAGCATCAGAAAGTTATTGATATACTTTTGGAAGCCCATCGGAAAACCTTTGACACCACATATTCCGATTTTAATCAGTTTAGG CCACCTGTGAGGGAAAATATATGTAAAAGGATCACTAGATCATCATCTCTTCATACACAAGGCTCTTCATCTGAGGATTCTGATGTCTTTAGTTCTTCTCCAG ATTTATCTGAGCATggattatttttttctggttcgcTCTTTGGTGACTTTGGACATTCCCCTATGGATGGTACATCTGGTGAGCTGTCCATGCTCCCTCACCTTGCAGACCTTGTTAGTTACAGCATACAGAAGGTTATTGGATTTGCCAAGATGATACCTGGATTCAG GGACCTTATTGCAGAAGACCAGATTGCACTGCTGAAATCGTCTGTGATTGAGGTTATAATGCTACGATCAAATCAGTCATTTTCTTTGGATGATATGTCCTGGACTTGTGGCAGTGAGGACTTCAAATACAAAGTTGATGATGTGACTCAAG ccgGTCACAACATGGAGCTGTTGGAACCTCTTGTAAAGTTCCAGGTTGGCTTAAAAAAACTGAACCTTCATGAAGAAGAGCATGTTCTCTTGATGGCCATCTGCATTCTCTCTCCAG ATCGCCCAGGTTTGCAAGACAAAGGCTTAGTTGAATCACTTCAGGATAGTCTTTCCTCTATTCTTCAGACTTACATTCTTTGTAAACATCCACCACCGGGGAGTCGTCTCCTATATGCTAAAATGATCCAGAAACTGGCCGATCTGCGCAGCCTAAATGAAGAGCATTCCAAACAGTTACGTTCTATCTCCTTCCTGCCGGAGCACAGCATGCAGCTCACTCCACTTATGTTGGAAGTGTTTGGCAATGAAATCTCTTGA